The following proteins come from a genomic window of Candidatus Francisella endociliophora:
- the galE gene encoding UDP-glucose 4-epimerase GalE, with product MSKKVLVTGGTGYIGSHTVVELLEKGYQVVVVDNLSNSKLSVVDRIKTITGKDFDFYEIDLLDKFKLESIFQKHKIDAVIHFAGFKAVGESVEKPLEYYHNNIQGTINLLELMQYYKVYDFVFSSSATVYGMNNEPPFTEDMPLSTTNPYGATKLMLEEILKDLQNANSRFNITCLRYFNPVGAHKSSMIGEDPQGIPNNLMPYIGQVGAGKLVKLSIFGGDYETRDGTGVRDYIHVVDLAIGHILALEKLVEDKPAWRAYNLGSGKGYSVLELVKAYEKALGKEIPYQIVNRRAGDITASFADVSKAKKELGFETKKSIDDICQDIVRWQDFAKENDV from the coding sequence ATGAGTAAAAAAGTATTAGTAACAGGTGGAACCGGTTATATAGGTAGCCATACGGTTGTAGAGCTTCTTGAGAAAGGTTACCAAGTCGTAGTGGTGGATAATTTATCGAATAGTAAACTATCTGTAGTAGATAGAATTAAAACAATCACAGGTAAAGATTTTGATTTTTATGAGATAGATCTTTTGGATAAGTTTAAACTAGAGAGCATTTTTCAAAAGCACAAAATTGATGCAGTAATACATTTTGCTGGATTTAAAGCCGTTGGTGAGAGTGTAGAGAAACCTTTAGAGTATTATCATAATAATATTCAAGGAACTATAAATTTACTTGAGTTGATGCAATATTATAAGGTTTATGATTTTGTTTTTAGCTCATCAGCGACTGTTTATGGGATGAATAATGAACCTCCATTTACAGAGGATATGCCTCTTAGTACGACAAATCCTTATGGTGCTACAAAATTAATGTTAGAAGAAATCTTGAAAGATCTTCAGAATGCTAATAGTAGGTTTAATATTACTTGTCTAAGATATTTTAACCCAGTAGGTGCTCATAAGAGTAGTATGATTGGAGAAGATCCTCAAGGTATACCTAATAATCTTATGCCATATATAGGTCAGGTTGGCGCTGGTAAGTTAGTTAAACTTAGTATTTTTGGTGGTGATTATGAGACTAGAGATGGTACTGGTGTGAGAGATTATATTCATGTGGTAGATTTGGCGATAGGACACATACTAGCATTAGAAAAGCTGGTCGAAGATAAACCTGCGTGGAGAGCATATAATCTTGGCTCTGGAAAGGGATACTCTGTATTAGAGCTTGTTAAAGCTTATGAAAAAGCATTAGGTAAAGAAATACCATATCAAATAGTAAATAGGCGAGCAGGTGATATTACTGCAAGTTTTGCAGATGTCTCTAAAGCTAAGAAAGAACTTGGTTTTGAAACTAAGAAATCTATAGATGATATTTGCCAAGATATTGTTAGATGGCAAGATTTTGCAAAAGAGAATGATGTTTAG
- a CDS encoding sugar transferase, with amino-acid sequence MSLQKYNRLATLKVLELIISILIVLLSYSIPLHLFDYDISNFKSFNFLALFIVVTTLIILLVSEYTNGEKTSKSRNILKVLLCTLAIAMFITTLAFFLRGFSFPRSLIIIGFLLQLLLLSLTRVFFRSLIRAAINNNILVIGLEKEQNWLFEKAQFVKLPSEKVCGYFCVDVNGIELSEILNKYTKVFISDNALKNLSSEALSLISKYNLEVVLIPRKYEISVWGAVLVPLGDSLAMGIKNFGLSFEAQAIKRVFDVIFSVIIIILTFPIMLLVGLAIYLEDKNSPFFIQERMTKDGKKFKLIKFRSMKVNAESQTGAVWASKDDNRVTKVGKVIRPIWLDELPQFFNVIKGDMSIVGPRPERQELIMEFAKELPEFLYRTKVKAGITGYAQVLTNYSTLPENKLKLDLVYIRRWSFVFDLLIIIETVRVIFMKILDLFLPKKETMDTKIVNHIDANYIEYSYE; translated from the coding sequence ATGAGCTTGCAAAAGTATAATAGATTAGCAACTTTAAAAGTTTTAGAATTAATAATATCTATTTTAATAGTACTGTTAAGTTATTCTATACCGTTACATCTGTTTGATTATGATATTTCAAATTTTAAAAGTTTTAATTTTCTTGCACTTTTTATTGTTGTAACAACATTAATTATATTATTAGTTTCAGAGTATACAAATGGTGAGAAAACTTCTAAATCGAGAAATATTCTTAAAGTTCTGCTTTGTACATTAGCTATTGCAATGTTTATTACAACATTGGCGTTTTTCTTGAGAGGTTTCTCATTTCCAAGAAGTCTTATTATTATTGGATTCTTACTACAGTTGTTACTACTATCTTTAACAAGAGTCTTTTTTAGATCATTAATTAGAGCAGCTATAAATAATAATATATTGGTGATAGGGCTAGAGAAGGAACAAAACTGGCTTTTTGAAAAAGCACAATTTGTAAAACTGCCGAGTGAAAAGGTTTGTGGATATTTTTGTGTAGACGTTAATGGTATTGAACTATCTGAAATTTTGAATAAATACACAAAAGTATTTATATCCGATAATGCTTTAAAGAATCTAAGCTCAGAAGCATTATCTTTGATTAGTAAATATAATTTAGAAGTTGTACTTATACCAAGGAAATATGAAATATCAGTTTGGGGTGCTGTGTTAGTGCCTCTTGGTGATAGCCTTGCAATGGGTATCAAAAACTTTGGATTATCATTTGAAGCTCAAGCAATCAAGAGAGTATTTGATGTAATTTTTAGTGTGATAATTATTATATTAACATTCCCAATTATGCTACTGGTTGGATTGGCTATATACTTAGAAGATAAGAATTCGCCATTTTTTATTCAAGAAAGGATGACAAAAGATGGTAAAAAATTTAAGCTGATAAAATTTCGTAGTATGAAGGTTAATGCAGAGTCTCAAACTGGTGCTGTATGGGCAAGTAAAGATGATAATAGAGTCACTAAAGTTGGTAAGGTAATTAGACCGATATGGTTAGATGAGTTACCACAGTTTTTTAATGTAATTAAGGGTGATATGTCGATAGTAGGGCCAAGGCCAGAGAGACAAGAGTTAATAATGGAGTTTGCTAAAGAGCTTCCAGAATTTTTATATAGAACAAAGGTTAAGGCAGGAATTACAGGCTATGCACAAGTTTTGACAAATTATTCAACTTTGCCGGAGAATAAATTAAAACTTGATCTTGTATATATAAGAAGATGGAGTTTTGTTTTTGATTTGTTAATTATTATAGAAACAGTTAGGGTTATTTTCATGAAAATTCTAGATCTATTTTTACCTAAGAAAGAGACTATGGATACTAAAATCGTAAATCATATAGATGCAAATTATATAGAATATAGTTATGAGTAA
- the rpe gene encoding ribulose-phosphate 3-epimerase, which produces MKQFQINPSILSADLARLGDDVKDVLAAGADNIHFDVMDNHYVPNLTFGPMVLKALRDYGITVGMDVHLMVKPVDNLIESFAKAGATSIVFHPEASEHIDRSLQLIKSFGIDAGLALNPATNIDCLKYVEKHIDRVLLMSVNPGFGGQKFIPEMLIKAKEVSQWIKATDRDILLEIDGGVNPNNIAEIADSGVNAFVAGSAIFNSDSYKQTIGNMRDELAKV; this is translated from the coding sequence ATGAAACAATTTCAAATAAACCCCTCAATTTTATCTGCTGATTTAGCAAGGCTAGGAGATGACGTTAAAGATGTATTAGCAGCAGGTGCTGATAATATTCATTTTGATGTTATGGATAATCATTATGTACCGAACTTAACTTTTGGCCCTATGGTTCTTAAAGCTCTTAGAGATTATGGCATAACTGTTGGTATGGATGTACATTTAATGGTTAAGCCAGTTGATAATCTTATAGAGAGTTTTGCGAAAGCTGGTGCAACTAGTATAGTTTTTCACCCAGAGGCGAGTGAGCATATAGATAGAAGTTTACAGCTGATTAAATCTTTTGGTATAGATGCAGGTTTAGCGTTAAATCCAGCTACAAATATAGATTGCTTGAAATATGTTGAGAAGCATATAGATCGAGTACTTTTAATGTCTGTAAATCCTGGTTTTGGGGGACAGAAATTTATTCCTGAGATGTTAATAAAGGCAAAAGAAGTTTCACAATGGATAAAAGCTACAGATAGAGATATCTTACTTGAAATTGATGGTGGTGTTAATCCTAATAATATTGCTGAAATTGCTGATAGTGGTGTAAATGCTTTTGTAGCTGGATCTGCAATTTTTAATTCTGATAGTTATAAGCAAACTATTGGTAATATGAGGGATGAGCTTGCAAAAGTATAA
- a CDS encoding KpsF/GutQ family sugar-phosphate isomerase, which yields MKVNKVEHIQNAKKTFELEIQALESLKNTIDESFTKACDIIMNNNQGRVIITGMGKSGQIGKKIAATLASTGTPAFFVHPGEAGHGDFGMITNKDVLIAISNSGNSSEIMGLMPMIKHLGIPVISITSNNNSLMAKNSDVILNLGVEKEACPLNLAPTSSTTATLVLGDALAIALLKAKNFSAQDFAFSHPSGALGKKLILKVENIMRKGEELPIITPTDNIRSAILEISKKGLGSTLIVKDNKLLGIFTDGDLRRMFEANSFNSQTPISEVMSKSPKAISKDDMAIVALEKMEDFEIMSLAVTDKDNNILGVVTMHDLIKLGLK from the coding sequence ATGAAGGTAAATAAAGTGGAACATATTCAAAATGCTAAAAAAACTTTTGAACTTGAAATACAAGCTCTTGAAAGTCTAAAAAATACAATTGATGAAAGCTTTACAAAAGCTTGTGACATTATTATGAATAATAACCAAGGCAGAGTAATTATCACTGGTATGGGAAAATCAGGGCAAATAGGTAAAAAAATAGCAGCAACTCTTGCAAGCACAGGGACTCCTGCTTTTTTTGTACATCCTGGTGAAGCTGGGCATGGTGATTTTGGTATGATTACTAATAAAGATGTTCTTATAGCTATATCAAACTCTGGAAACTCTAGTGAAATTATGGGATTAATGCCTATGATTAAGCACCTTGGAATTCCTGTAATCTCTATCACGAGCAATAATAATTCTTTGATGGCAAAAAATAGCGATGTAATTTTAAACCTTGGCGTTGAGAAAGAAGCATGCCCACTAAACCTTGCTCCAACATCTAGTACAACAGCGACACTGGTTCTAGGAGATGCTTTAGCTATTGCTCTACTAAAAGCAAAGAACTTTTCTGCTCAAGATTTTGCTTTCTCTCACCCAAGTGGTGCTCTTGGTAAAAAACTGATTTTAAAAGTCGAAAATATTATGCGTAAAGGAGAAGAACTCCCTATAATAACTCCTACAGATAATATTCGTAGTGCCATTCTTGAAATTAGTAAAAAAGGATTAGGAAGTACTTTAATAGTTAAAGATAATAAACTACTTGGAATCTTCACAGATGGTGACTTAAGAAGAATGTTCGAAGCAAATAGTTTTAATTCACAAACTCCAATTAGTGAGGTAATGAGCAAATCTCCAAAAGCTATTTCAAAAGATGATATGGCTATCGTAGCTCTAGAAAAGATGGAAGATTTTGAAATCATGAGTTTGGCTGTAACTGATAAAGATAACAATATTCTCGGTGTTGTTACAATGCATGATTTAATCAAGCTAGGACTTAAGTAA